Proteins found in one Zea mays cultivar B73 chromosome 1, Zm-B73-REFERENCE-NAM-5.0, whole genome shotgun sequence genomic segment:
- the LOC103634485 gene encoding vesicle-associated protein 2-1 isoform X2, giving the protein MQISPVPIFAAFQVKTTSPRKYFVRPNASIVQPWDSCTITITLQAQKDYPPDMQCKDKFLIQSTKVATGTEMDEIPLIRSTRKADKVIEEMKLKVVYTLPSYGGSNDSSVSFLGSRSFKAASDDLMMLKNASLEEQRKHFSRRQSESGCSPCNGACHRTRGHPRPRRDHQGKH; this is encoded by the exons ATGCAAATCTCCCCCGTCCCCATCTTCGCTGCATTTCAGGTCAAAACAACATCGCCGAGGAAGTATTTCGTCCGGCCGAACGCGAGCATCGTCCAGCCATGGGATTCTTGCACAATAACGA TTACCCTGCAGGCACAGAAAGATTACCCACCAGACATGCAATGCAAGGATAAATTCTTGATTCAGAGCACGAAGGTGGCCACCGGTACCGAGATGGATGAGATCCCCCTGATACG TTCAACAAGGAAGGCTGATAAGGTAATCGAGGAAATGAAGCTCAAGGTTGTCTACACATTACCTAGCTACGGAGGTTCAAATGACTCTAGCGTATCATTTTTAGGAAGCCGGAGCTTCAAAGCAGCGTCTGACGATCTGATG ATGCTGAAGAATGCAAGCCTTGAAGAG CAGCGAAAACATTTCTCTCGGCGGCAGAGCGAGAGCGGATGTAGTCCGTGCAACGGCGCCTGTCATCGGACCCGTGGGCATCCGCGTCCACGACGTGATCATCAAGGGAAACACTAG
- the LOC103634485 gene encoding vesicle-associated protein 2-1 isoform X1: protein MQISPVPIFAAFQVKTTSPRKYFVRPNASIVQPWDSCTITITLQAQKDYPPDMQCKDKFLIQSTKVATGTEMDEIPLIRSTRKADKVIEEMKLKVVYTLPSYGGSNDSSVSFLGSRSFKAASDDLMMLKNASLEEQQRKHFSRRQSESGCSPCNGACHRTRGHPRPRRDHQGKH from the exons ATGCAAATCTCCCCCGTCCCCATCTTCGCTGCATTTCAGGTCAAAACAACATCGCCGAGGAAGTATTTCGTCCGGCCGAACGCGAGCATCGTCCAGCCATGGGATTCTTGCACAATAACGA TTACCCTGCAGGCACAGAAAGATTACCCACCAGACATGCAATGCAAGGATAAATTCTTGATTCAGAGCACGAAGGTGGCCACCGGTACCGAGATGGATGAGATCCCCCTGATACG TTCAACAAGGAAGGCTGATAAGGTAATCGAGGAAATGAAGCTCAAGGTTGTCTACACATTACCTAGCTACGGAGGTTCAAATGACTCTAGCGTATCATTTTTAGGAAGCCGGAGCTTCAAAGCAGCGTCTGACGATCTGATG ATGCTGAAGAATGCAAGCCTTGAAGAG CAGCAGCGAAAACATTTCTCTCGGCGGCAGAGCGAGAGCGGATGTAGTCCGTGCAACGGCGCCTGTCATCGGACCCGTGGGCATCCGCGTCCACGACGTGATCATCAAGGGAAACACTAG
- the LOC100272353 gene encoding Mitogen-activated protein kinase 5 — MSSAGGMDGSPPVAEFQPTVTHGGRFLRYNIFGNLFEITRKYQPPVMPIGRGAYGIVCSVMNFETREMVAIKKIANAFDNHMDAKRTLREIKLMRHLDHENIIGIRDVIPPPIPRAFNDVYIGMEFMETDLHQIIRSGQELSEEHCQYFLYQILRGLKYIHSAGVIHRDLKPSNLLLSANCDLKICDFGLARPSSDSDMMTEYVVTRWYRAPELLLNSTDYSAAIDVWSVGCIFMELIDRRPLFPGRDHMHQMRLITEVIGTPTDDELGFTRNEDARKYMRHLPQFPRRPFASLFPRVQPLALDLIERMLTFNPLQRITVAEALAHPYLERLHDVDDEPVCTEPFSFDFERQALTEDQMKQLIFNEAIELNPSFRY, encoded by the exons atgagctCCGCCGGAGGCATGGACGGGTCTCCGCCGGTCGCCGAATTCCAGCCGACGGTGACGCACGGCGGCCGGTTCCTCCGGTACAATATCTTCGGCAACCTGTTCGAGATCACGCGCAAGTACCAGCCTCCCGTCATGCCCATCGGCCGCGGCGCCTACGGGATCGTCTG CTCGGTGATGAACTTCGAGACGAGGGAGATGGTGGCCATCAAGAAGATCGCCAACGCCTTCGACAACCACATGGACGCCAAGCGCACGCTCCGGGAGATCAAGCTGATGCGGCACCTCGACCACGAGAAC ATCATCGGCATCAGGGACGTGATCCCGCCGCCGATCCCGCGGGCTTTCAACGACGTGTACATCGGCATGGAGTTCATGGAGACGGACCTCCACCAGATCATCCGCTCCGGGCAGGAGCTGTCGGAGGAGCACTGCCAGTACTTCCTGTACCAGATCCTGCGCGGGCTCAAGTACATCCACTCCGCCGGCGTGATCCACCGCGACCTCAAGCCCAGCAACCTGCTGCTCAGCGCCAACTGCGACCTCAAGATCTGCGACTTCGGGCTGGCGCGCCCGTCCTCCGACAGCGACATGATGACGGAGTACGTGGTGACGCGGTGGTACCGCGCGCCCGAGCTGCTGCTCAACTCCACCGACTACTCGGCGGCCATCGACGTCTGGTCCGTCGGCTGCATCTTCATGGAGCTCATCGACCGCCGCCCGCTCTTCCCCGGCCGCGACCACATGCACCAGATGCGCCTCATAACCGAG GTGATTGGAACGCCGACGGACGACGAGCTCGGCTTCACCCGGAACGAGGACGCGCGGAAGTACATGCGCCACCTCCCGCAATTCCCGCGCCGGCCGTTCGCGAGCCTGTTCCCCCGGGTGCAGCCCCTCGCGCTGGACCTCATCGAGCGCATGCTCACCTTCAACCCGCTGCAGAGGATCACAG TTGCGGAGGCGCTGGCGCACCCGTATCTGGAGCGGCTACACGACGTCGACGACGAGCCCGTCTGCACGGAGCCGTTCTCGTTCGACTTCGAGCGGCAGGCTCTGACAGAAGACCAGATGAAGCAGCTGATATTCAACGAGGCCATCGAGCTGAACCCCAGTTTCCGATATTAG